The following coding sequences lie in one Salmo salar chromosome ssa13, Ssal_v3.1, whole genome shotgun sequence genomic window:
- the LOC106568140 gene encoding SH3 domain-binding protein 2 isoform X1, giving the protein MAVSVRKKKLFVLGSKPSVRMCWERDFINMTSAEISWPIPMRAIGAQNLLTMPGGVCHSGYVHKKGGSQFSLMKWPLRYLIIHKGCVYYFKSSTSPAPQGAFSLNGYNRVMRAAEETTSSNVFPFKIVHFSKKHRTWYFSAASEDERRKWMRNLRKEIDHYNDRRDSHVPSDSESDADSFYGSIERPMDITHTTDDPEGNYMLEDEDDDEDDYEKPDSPPTSTGRPTVPPPSYPPPPVPCQFRQESMSGFCKGLPPPVLGPIRSPTSPLPKKPPAPLPPPKLGEVSHNHHGHKDIPNKGPPQPPPTHLKPSPERSAWSPKSPIPPPPPMANLKNQAMMGHMSISTIAGGKHKDRMPPVPVTMQSPPTLIICSDLERKMVLHSSPSPPGFRGNKPSHIPSMPNHCLSSRPAPDLPPQALPALNHTKPGLYKPPLVPKLPCPAAKPKPPGGSAQRSSPDGQSFRTPVDEVPASLRKSRDPSKDTDYDSDEDYENMQLPDSVFLDTTETSSVEKLFKESSRTPQDGLYCFRNSGTKTSKVLVVWDVSVCKARNYRLFEEDSRLFLELEMTFSSLSALVEHYHSHPLPNHGSLCLQKPYGYIVPR; this is encoded by the exons ATGGCTGTGTCAGTGAGAAAAAAGAAGTTGTTTGTCCTTGGAAGCAAGCCCAGCGTGAGAATGTGTTGGGAACGGGATTTCAT AAACATGACTTCAGCAGAGATCTCCTGGCCCATCCCCATGAGGGCCATCGGGGCCCAGAACCTGCTCACCATGCCAGGGGGTGTGTGCCACTCTGGGTATGTGCACAAGAAAGGAGGGAGCCAGTTCAGCCTTATGAAGT GGCCTCTTCGCTACTTAATCATCCACAAGGGATGTGTGTATTACTTCAAGAGCAGCACCAGTCCTGCACCGCAAGGAGCTTTCTCTCTCAATGGCTACAACAG GGTGATGAGGGCAGCAGAAGAGACCACCTCCAGTAACGTGTTTCCCTTCAAAATTGTCCACTTCAGTAAGAAACACCGTACCTGGTACTTCTCAGCAGCCAGTGAGGATGAGAGAAGG AAATGGATGCGAAATCTGCGGAAAGAAATTGATCACTACAATGACAGAAGGGATTCACATGTTCCAAG TGACTCAGAATCTGATGCAGACAGCTTCTATGGATCGATCGAGCGCCCCATGGACATAACCCATACCACAGATGACCCAGAAGGCA attacatgttagaggaTGAAGACGACGATGAGGATGACTATGAAAAACCAGATAGCCCACCAACATCTACAG GAAGGCCAACCGTTCCACCACCATCCTACCCACCTCCTCCAGTCCCATGCCAGTTCAGACAAGAGTCCATGTCAGGATTCTGCAAAGGTCTCCCCCCTCCCGTGCTCGGCCCCATCAGGAGCCCCACCAGCCCCCTTCCAAAGAAACCGCCAGCGCCCTTACCTCCACCCAAGCTCGGTGAGGTCAGCCACAACCACCATGGACACAAGGACATCCCAAATAAGGGCCCCCCTCAACCTCCTCCCACCCACCTCaagcctagcccagagaggagtGCATGGAGTCCTAAGAGCCCgattccccctccccctcccatgGCCAACCTAAAGAATCAGGCGATGATGGGGCACATGTCAATCTCCACCATAGCTGGGGGGAAACATAAAGACAGGATGCCCCCTGTTCCAGTGACCATGCAGTCTCCCCCCACCCTGATCATCTGCAGCGACCTGGAAAGGAAGATGGTGCTGCACTCCAGCCCTAGTCCACCGGGTTTCCGTGGCAACAAACCCAGTCACATTCCGAGCATGCCAAACCACTGCCTCAGCTCCAGACCAGCTCCAGATCTCCCACCACAGGCCTTGCCAGCACTGAACCACACCAAGCCTGGACTGTACAAACCACCCCTGGTACCCAAACTTCCATGTCCTGCGGCCAAGCCTAAACCACCTGGAGGGTCAGCACA AAGATCTTCTCCAGATGGACAAAGCTTCCGGACCCCAGTGGACGAGGTGCCTGCCTCTTTAAGAAAGAGCAGGGATCCATCCAAGGACACTGACTATGACTCTGATGAAGACTATGAGAAT ATGCAATTACCAGATTCCGTGTTCCTGGACACAACAGAAACAAGCAGTGTTGAAAA GTTATTTAAGGAAAGCTCCAGAACACCACAGGACGGTCTCTACTGCTTCAGGAACTCAGGAACAAAAACATCAAAG GTGCTGGTGGTGTGGGATGTGAGTGTGTGCAAGGCCAGAAACTACAGGCTCTTTGAGGAG GACTCCCGGCTGTTCCTGGAGTTAGAGATGACATTTTCCTCCCTGTCAGCCCTAGTGGAGCACTACCATAGCCACCCACTACCCAATCACGGCTCTCTGTGTCTGCAGAAGCCATATGGTTACATCGTGCCAAGGTGA
- the LOC106568140 gene encoding SH3 domain-binding protein 2 isoform X3: MDLLRESSAVQTLRRRMSRRNMTSAEISWPIPMRAIGAQNLLTMPGGVCHSGYVHKKGGSQFSLMKWPLRYLIIHKGCVYYFKSSTSPAPQGAFSLNGYNRVMRAAEETTSSNVFPFKIVHFSKKHRTWYFSAASEDERRKWMRNLRKEIDHYNDRRDSHVPSDSESDADSFYGSIERPMDITHTTDDPEGNYMLEDEDDDEDDYEKPDSPPTSTGRPTVPPPSYPPPPVPCQFRQESMSGFCKGLPPPVLGPIRSPTSPLPKKPPAPLPPPKLGEVSHNHHGHKDIPNKGPPQPPPTHLKPSPERSAWSPKSPIPPPPPMANLKNQAMMGHMSISTIAGGKHKDRMPPVPVTMQSPPTLIICSDLERKMVLHSSPSPPGFRGNKPSHIPSMPNHCLSSRPAPDLPPQALPALNHTKPGLYKPPLVPKLPCPAAKPKPPGGSAQRSSPDGQSFRTPVDEVPASLRKSRDPSKDTDYDSDEDYENMQLPDSVFLDTTETSSVEKLFKESSRTPQDGLYCFRNSGTKTSKVLVVWDVSVCKARNYRLFEEDSRLFLELEMTFSSLSALVEHYHSHPLPNHGSLCLQKPYGYIVPR, translated from the exons ATGGATCTCCTCAGGGAGAGCTCAGCAGTTCAGACCCTCAGGAGACGAATGAGTAGGAG AAACATGACTTCAGCAGAGATCTCCTGGCCCATCCCCATGAGGGCCATCGGGGCCCAGAACCTGCTCACCATGCCAGGGGGTGTGTGCCACTCTGGGTATGTGCACAAGAAAGGAGGGAGCCAGTTCAGCCTTATGAAGT GGCCTCTTCGCTACTTAATCATCCACAAGGGATGTGTGTATTACTTCAAGAGCAGCACCAGTCCTGCACCGCAAGGAGCTTTCTCTCTCAATGGCTACAACAG GGTGATGAGGGCAGCAGAAGAGACCACCTCCAGTAACGTGTTTCCCTTCAAAATTGTCCACTTCAGTAAGAAACACCGTACCTGGTACTTCTCAGCAGCCAGTGAGGATGAGAGAAGG AAATGGATGCGAAATCTGCGGAAAGAAATTGATCACTACAATGACAGAAGGGATTCACATGTTCCAAG TGACTCAGAATCTGATGCAGACAGCTTCTATGGATCGATCGAGCGCCCCATGGACATAACCCATACCACAGATGACCCAGAAGGCA attacatgttagaggaTGAAGACGACGATGAGGATGACTATGAAAAACCAGATAGCCCACCAACATCTACAG GAAGGCCAACCGTTCCACCACCATCCTACCCACCTCCTCCAGTCCCATGCCAGTTCAGACAAGAGTCCATGTCAGGATTCTGCAAAGGTCTCCCCCCTCCCGTGCTCGGCCCCATCAGGAGCCCCACCAGCCCCCTTCCAAAGAAACCGCCAGCGCCCTTACCTCCACCCAAGCTCGGTGAGGTCAGCCACAACCACCATGGACACAAGGACATCCCAAATAAGGGCCCCCCTCAACCTCCTCCCACCCACCTCaagcctagcccagagaggagtGCATGGAGTCCTAAGAGCCCgattccccctccccctcccatgGCCAACCTAAAGAATCAGGCGATGATGGGGCACATGTCAATCTCCACCATAGCTGGGGGGAAACATAAAGACAGGATGCCCCCTGTTCCAGTGACCATGCAGTCTCCCCCCACCCTGATCATCTGCAGCGACCTGGAAAGGAAGATGGTGCTGCACTCCAGCCCTAGTCCACCGGGTTTCCGTGGCAACAAACCCAGTCACATTCCGAGCATGCCAAACCACTGCCTCAGCTCCAGACCAGCTCCAGATCTCCCACCACAGGCCTTGCCAGCACTGAACCACACCAAGCCTGGACTGTACAAACCACCCCTGGTACCCAAACTTCCATGTCCTGCGGCCAAGCCTAAACCACCTGGAGGGTCAGCACA AAGATCTTCTCCAGATGGACAAAGCTTCCGGACCCCAGTGGACGAGGTGCCTGCCTCTTTAAGAAAGAGCAGGGATCCATCCAAGGACACTGACTATGACTCTGATGAAGACTATGAGAAT ATGCAATTACCAGATTCCGTGTTCCTGGACACAACAGAAACAAGCAGTGTTGAAAA GTTATTTAAGGAAAGCTCCAGAACACCACAGGACGGTCTCTACTGCTTCAGGAACTCAGGAACAAAAACATCAAAG GTGCTGGTGGTGTGGGATGTGAGTGTGTGCAAGGCCAGAAACTACAGGCTCTTTGAGGAG GACTCCCGGCTGTTCCTGGAGTTAGAGATGACATTTTCCTCCCTGTCAGCCCTAGTGGAGCACTACCATAGCCACCCACTACCCAATCACGGCTCTCTGTGTCTGCAGAAGCCATATGGTTACATCGTGCCAAGGTGA
- the LOC106568140 gene encoding SH3 domain-binding protein 2 isoform X4 gives MTSAEISWPIPMRAIGAQNLLTMPGGVCHSGYVHKKGGSQFSLMKWPLRYLIIHKGCVYYFKSSTSPAPQGAFSLNGYNRVMRAAEETTSSNVFPFKIVHFSKKHRTWYFSAASEDERRKWMRNLRKEIDHYNDRRDSHVPSDSESDADSFYGSIERPMDITHTTDDPEGNYMLEDEDDDEDDYEKPDSPPTSTGRPTVPPPSYPPPPVPCQFRQESMSGFCKGLPPPVLGPIRSPTSPLPKKPPAPLPPPKLGEVSHNHHGHKDIPNKGPPQPPPTHLKPSPERSAWSPKSPIPPPPPMANLKNQAMMGHMSISTIAGGKHKDRMPPVPVTMQSPPTLIICSDLERKMVLHSSPSPPGFRGNKPSHIPSMPNHCLSSRPAPDLPPQALPALNHTKPGLYKPPLVPKLPCPAAKPKPPGGSAQRSSPDGQSFRTPVDEVPASLRKSRDPSKDTDYDSDEDYENMQLPDSVFLDTTETSSVEKLFKESSRTPQDGLYCFRNSGTKTSKVLVVWDVSVCKARNYRLFEEDSRLFLELEMTFSSLSALVEHYHSHPLPNHGSLCLQKPYGYIVPR, from the exons ATGACTTCAGCAGAGATCTCCTGGCCCATCCCCATGAGGGCCATCGGGGCCCAGAACCTGCTCACCATGCCAGGGGGTGTGTGCCACTCTGGGTATGTGCACAAGAAAGGAGGGAGCCAGTTCAGCCTTATGAAGT GGCCTCTTCGCTACTTAATCATCCACAAGGGATGTGTGTATTACTTCAAGAGCAGCACCAGTCCTGCACCGCAAGGAGCTTTCTCTCTCAATGGCTACAACAG GGTGATGAGGGCAGCAGAAGAGACCACCTCCAGTAACGTGTTTCCCTTCAAAATTGTCCACTTCAGTAAGAAACACCGTACCTGGTACTTCTCAGCAGCCAGTGAGGATGAGAGAAGG AAATGGATGCGAAATCTGCGGAAAGAAATTGATCACTACAATGACAGAAGGGATTCACATGTTCCAAG TGACTCAGAATCTGATGCAGACAGCTTCTATGGATCGATCGAGCGCCCCATGGACATAACCCATACCACAGATGACCCAGAAGGCA attacatgttagaggaTGAAGACGACGATGAGGATGACTATGAAAAACCAGATAGCCCACCAACATCTACAG GAAGGCCAACCGTTCCACCACCATCCTACCCACCTCCTCCAGTCCCATGCCAGTTCAGACAAGAGTCCATGTCAGGATTCTGCAAAGGTCTCCCCCCTCCCGTGCTCGGCCCCATCAGGAGCCCCACCAGCCCCCTTCCAAAGAAACCGCCAGCGCCCTTACCTCCACCCAAGCTCGGTGAGGTCAGCCACAACCACCATGGACACAAGGACATCCCAAATAAGGGCCCCCCTCAACCTCCTCCCACCCACCTCaagcctagcccagagaggagtGCATGGAGTCCTAAGAGCCCgattccccctccccctcccatgGCCAACCTAAAGAATCAGGCGATGATGGGGCACATGTCAATCTCCACCATAGCTGGGGGGAAACATAAAGACAGGATGCCCCCTGTTCCAGTGACCATGCAGTCTCCCCCCACCCTGATCATCTGCAGCGACCTGGAAAGGAAGATGGTGCTGCACTCCAGCCCTAGTCCACCGGGTTTCCGTGGCAACAAACCCAGTCACATTCCGAGCATGCCAAACCACTGCCTCAGCTCCAGACCAGCTCCAGATCTCCCACCACAGGCCTTGCCAGCACTGAACCACACCAAGCCTGGACTGTACAAACCACCCCTGGTACCCAAACTTCCATGTCCTGCGGCCAAGCCTAAACCACCTGGAGGGTCAGCACA AAGATCTTCTCCAGATGGACAAAGCTTCCGGACCCCAGTGGACGAGGTGCCTGCCTCTTTAAGAAAGAGCAGGGATCCATCCAAGGACACTGACTATGACTCTGATGAAGACTATGAGAAT ATGCAATTACCAGATTCCGTGTTCCTGGACACAACAGAAACAAGCAGTGTTGAAAA GTTATTTAAGGAAAGCTCCAGAACACCACAGGACGGTCTCTACTGCTTCAGGAACTCAGGAACAAAAACATCAAAG GTGCTGGTGGTGTGGGATGTGAGTGTGTGCAAGGCCAGAAACTACAGGCTCTTTGAGGAG GACTCCCGGCTGTTCCTGGAGTTAGAGATGACATTTTCCTCCCTGTCAGCCCTAGTGGAGCACTACCATAGCCACCCACTACCCAATCACGGCTCTCTGTGTCTGCAGAAGCCATATGGTTACATCGTGCCAAGGTGA
- the LOC106568140 gene encoding SH3 domain-binding protein 2 isoform X2 — protein MAVSVRKKKLFVLGSKPSVRMCWERDFINMTSAEISWPIPMRAIGAQNLLTMPGGVCHSGYVHKKGGSQFSLMKWPLRYLIIHKGCVYYFKSSTSPAPQGAFSLNGYNRVMRAAEETTSSNVFPFKIVHFSKKHRTWYFSAASEDERRKWMRNLRKEIDHYNDRRDSHVPSDSESDADSFYGSIERPMDITHTTDDPEGNYMLEDEDDDEDDYEKPDSPPTSTGRPTVPPPSYPPPPVPCQFRQESMSGFCKGLPPPVLGPIRSPTSPLPKKPPAPLPPPKLGEVSHNHHGHKDIPNKGPPQPPPTHLKPSPERSAWSPKSPIPPPPPMANLKNQAMMGHMSISTIAGGKHKDRMPPVPVTMQSPPTLIICSDLERKMVLHSSPSPPGFRGNKPSHIPSMPNHCLSSRPAPDLPPQALPALNHTKPGLYKPPLVPKLPCPAAKPKPPGGSAQSSPDGQSFRTPVDEVPASLRKSRDPSKDTDYDSDEDYENMQLPDSVFLDTTETSSVEKLFKESSRTPQDGLYCFRNSGTKTSKVLVVWDVSVCKARNYRLFEEDSRLFLELEMTFSSLSALVEHYHSHPLPNHGSLCLQKPYGYIVPR, from the exons ATGGCTGTGTCAGTGAGAAAAAAGAAGTTGTTTGTCCTTGGAAGCAAGCCCAGCGTGAGAATGTGTTGGGAACGGGATTTCAT AAACATGACTTCAGCAGAGATCTCCTGGCCCATCCCCATGAGGGCCATCGGGGCCCAGAACCTGCTCACCATGCCAGGGGGTGTGTGCCACTCTGGGTATGTGCACAAGAAAGGAGGGAGCCAGTTCAGCCTTATGAAGT GGCCTCTTCGCTACTTAATCATCCACAAGGGATGTGTGTATTACTTCAAGAGCAGCACCAGTCCTGCACCGCAAGGAGCTTTCTCTCTCAATGGCTACAACAG GGTGATGAGGGCAGCAGAAGAGACCACCTCCAGTAACGTGTTTCCCTTCAAAATTGTCCACTTCAGTAAGAAACACCGTACCTGGTACTTCTCAGCAGCCAGTGAGGATGAGAGAAGG AAATGGATGCGAAATCTGCGGAAAGAAATTGATCACTACAATGACAGAAGGGATTCACATGTTCCAAG TGACTCAGAATCTGATGCAGACAGCTTCTATGGATCGATCGAGCGCCCCATGGACATAACCCATACCACAGATGACCCAGAAGGCA attacatgttagaggaTGAAGACGACGATGAGGATGACTATGAAAAACCAGATAGCCCACCAACATCTACAG GAAGGCCAACCGTTCCACCACCATCCTACCCACCTCCTCCAGTCCCATGCCAGTTCAGACAAGAGTCCATGTCAGGATTCTGCAAAGGTCTCCCCCCTCCCGTGCTCGGCCCCATCAGGAGCCCCACCAGCCCCCTTCCAAAGAAACCGCCAGCGCCCTTACCTCCACCCAAGCTCGGTGAGGTCAGCCACAACCACCATGGACACAAGGACATCCCAAATAAGGGCCCCCCTCAACCTCCTCCCACCCACCTCaagcctagcccagagaggagtGCATGGAGTCCTAAGAGCCCgattccccctccccctcccatgGCCAACCTAAAGAATCAGGCGATGATGGGGCACATGTCAATCTCCACCATAGCTGGGGGGAAACATAAAGACAGGATGCCCCCTGTTCCAGTGACCATGCAGTCTCCCCCCACCCTGATCATCTGCAGCGACCTGGAAAGGAAGATGGTGCTGCACTCCAGCCCTAGTCCACCGGGTTTCCGTGGCAACAAACCCAGTCACATTCCGAGCATGCCAAACCACTGCCTCAGCTCCAGACCAGCTCCAGATCTCCCACCACAGGCCTTGCCAGCACTGAACCACACCAAGCCTGGACTGTACAAACCACCCCTGGTACCCAAACTTCCATGTCCTGCGGCCAAGCCTAAACCACCTGGAGGGTCAGCACA ATCTTCTCCAGATGGACAAAGCTTCCGGACCCCAGTGGACGAGGTGCCTGCCTCTTTAAGAAAGAGCAGGGATCCATCCAAGGACACTGACTATGACTCTGATGAAGACTATGAGAAT ATGCAATTACCAGATTCCGTGTTCCTGGACACAACAGAAACAAGCAGTGTTGAAAA GTTATTTAAGGAAAGCTCCAGAACACCACAGGACGGTCTCTACTGCTTCAGGAACTCAGGAACAAAAACATCAAAG GTGCTGGTGGTGTGGGATGTGAGTGTGTGCAAGGCCAGAAACTACAGGCTCTTTGAGGAG GACTCCCGGCTGTTCCTGGAGTTAGAGATGACATTTTCCTCCCTGTCAGCCCTAGTGGAGCACTACCATAGCCACCCACTACCCAATCACGGCTCTCTGTGTCTGCAGAAGCCATATGGTTACATCGTGCCAAGGTGA